A window of Gallus gallus isolate bGalGal1 chromosome 3, bGalGal1.mat.broiler.GRCg7b, whole genome shotgun sequence genomic DNA:
GGCTGATGGAAAGCACCAATACAAATCGGGTGTCGTTTTGGTGTTGGCATATTCTGGGATTGTACCAGTGGTTGCTTTTGTGCCATGTCTAGGTCACATTGGCTTTCATCACGTTGTGTGAATATTCTCTCTATATTTATCGAGAGAACTTCAGATTTCTGACAAGTGGTGTTTAAATTGAGCCTTTTCACATGTAGCAGAATGGAAAATAGGCCACTGCACGTTCTTGTCTGGAGAAAAAATCACATATCACAAAGTGCTGGGAGAGCAACACTGATCTCACCTTGCATTGCTTCTCCTGAATGGTACAGTTGGTCAGTAGCCTCTCAAACGTGTGGGTACAGCCGAGTAGACACATAACCTTCATTTTCTTGATGCTGTTGCTGCAGTTTAAATGGGGAACAAACTGGAATGTTTCAAGATATTTTTGTTGCAAGTTGAAGCAAATTAGtctgtattttcaaagttcCCAGTAAAATGCTAGAGTAATAGTTTAGCACTACAGTTCTATTCCCTTACTGAATTTCAGTTTGCAACACTATTTTGTATGTTTCTATCCCTGATAGAGTCTAGAGAGTAAATGGGCATATTATTTTGCACAGATCTCCTAATGTACAGTATTTTTAACACAGAATCTTATAGTGTACAACTCGTAAAGTTTAAACAATGATGCAAATTTTTCCTTGGGCTCTGCTAGAAGAGGAACACACTTGAAAATCAGTCCCAGTCCTGTTCACCACTCGCTTAGGAAGCCTTTAGACTACACTGTAATAGCACTGACTGACGGTGCAGACTGTTAAAATGTTGAGGACCAATTGAGAGCAGCTAAGCAAAATTTATCCCcagattttcagcatttctcaaagtttgcttttcctctggcagaggaagaagaaattctaGAGCCTGTAGATATCTATTTATAATAGAAATTTAGAATTTTAAGTCCAAAATCTTGGCATATTTCATACAGCTTTTCAAATCTGATCAAAATAATGATTCAAAAAAAACTGTTAATAGACTATTAGGTTGCTGTGTTAACTGTTTAAAAAGGAGCAAAGGACACTTAAAAATGCAGCTTAGAATGCTATGAGATGTATAATATTCAATTcagtggtttttattttgtttagttGCAGAGCAACTGTATATATTGTATAACCGAAAATCAACTCTTATTTTCAATGTCCTGGATGCGGTGATTTATAATTAGAGCATGATTAATAAATTTTACTCTTGTTAACCAGTCAAAcgtctggaaaaataaaactacttttaaaatcactttGGCTGCTTCTGTCTGTATTGCTGACGCAGTATCGTTCCTTGTGTAAAATGAGCTATGACTTAGAACCACTTCACTGCTCTTGCCCTTTCGTTACGAGCTCCATGTTAAGCAGAACTGAAGTTTATATTAACAGAAGTGTTTCAAAAAATAGAAGCAAGTGTcgcttttattttacatttctacAGTATTGACATCAATATACAAAAcgattcagggaaaaaaaaaatccatgttaaATATAAAATTCTGCATTGTTCTGGAAACAGCTGTGGTGGAATAGTTTCTTCAAGTCACGTCTGGGGAGTGATGAAGTACCACGCACACCGTTGCACGGCTCTCCTCTGCACAGCAAGTCTTTGCTGAGTTTGTGTGTGGCTGCAGCCAGCCTGGGGTATCACAGAGCCCCATTTCCTCCTCGCACAAAGGCCTcttgttctgcagcagcacGTGACCGTACAGTACATCAGGACTTCTCCGACATCAAAACAGAATCAAAGGCCGTGGATAACACTTTGCAAATAGCTTGTGCTTGTTCCTGTGTTGGATAAAACACACGCGGTATTACTTTCTGAACAGCTTCTGAAATCATCAGAACTCAGTTAAAGCAGACCGTGGTCTGTATCGCTCATTCGGCAGACATGCAAAATGGAGTAGCACAAGTGAGATGTAATTTGATTTCCGTGGCCTGCAGTGACGTGCGGGAAGCTGTTTTAAATGAGCTCTTTTGAAACAAGTCAGAGTTGTTAGGTTTCATCATAGCATGATACCAGCATTCAGAAAGGCAGTTCATGTGATCCCCCAGAGCGTCTAAGCGTGTGTGTCACATCGCAGTATATTTGACAAAGAATTCTCCTACTCTTAAGAGACCATCACTCCCATTGCCTATAAATATGAATGCATGCCTTATTACCAGAGTTGTTACTCAATCCCTCCCTGCTCTGTTGGATCTTAAGagcttttgtctttgaaaatacaaatggaGGATTCTCCTTAGCAGCTATGATAGCTTACTTAGATTTGCAAAGTGCTTTTTCAGGCACGCACATTACTGGCAATGTTAGGGAACGCAGAGATTTTACTCCAGCTGATCAGTCTGAGGggtttttccccctctcttcaGTCAGGGCGGATTTTTACTCTTTGTAATTAACTGAACAATCCATCTTCTGCCAAAAAGGCTCACGAGGCCCTTGGATTTCAGAATCTCCCTTTACAATCAAAACGCTGATAACTAAATGAAAGACTGTAAACATCAACTCTTACCAAACTACTGCACTGATATACCCAGAGGCTGCATTCTTCAGAGGCTGCATCTGTTGTCTTCAAAGCCAGTAAGCTCTTTCCTGCTCCCAGACCATCATCATAGCAGACCATCCGTACAATTAAATAGAGAGCATGCCTGTGTAACACATCCTGAAACCATTTGGCAAATAAAAGTTACTCTGGAGCAGTGCAACAGCTTTTAAGTTTTCTGCACATTTTGATTCTCCCTCTGACAAATTCCTCAGATGTATTTACAGGAGAAAAGTACTCCTTGGCAAACAATGCATTTGTTCTTAATTAAGAATTCCTTCAAGGTTTTAGAAGCAGCAGTGGTTTAACAGAATTTTAGCTTCAGTTTTTGCTTGAGTTGCATCTGTATGTGTTCTGTAGGCTTGGCCGTGTTACCAAAGCACGTGTTTGTTTCCCAGCTATCCTCCCTCACCCACTGTACGTAACCCACCTAATGCCATGGTATTTCCTGACAGCAGGTCCGCATTTGAGAAGCACTTTGGTGGCCCTACATCACATCTGAGAAGATGTGGAACGCACACAAACAGCTGAATGATACAGTGATGGCCAGGAGCTGAAAACTGGTGCCTTGGTGCCCTGAAAGCTGACAGGAGAAGGAGCCCAAAGCACTTCACCACACCCCTCTCCATAGGCTTCAGCTCCCAGGGTTGCCAAAGCCTGCTTGCAAATCACTTCATGCTCAGTGCTAGCCAGAACCCCACTGGCCCCACCCCCTTGTACTGGGAAATACTCCTAGCAGTGTAAGACCTCCCTGCTGTCACGGTGCACTCAGAGAAATCTAACTGCTGTGATGCAGAAACAGAACTAAGGACTATCTAGACAGCGATGGATGTACTACTCAGCATTCTAGTTCTACTTCTCCAGTTATCCTTTCTGTGGGGTTTCTTTCGTTGTGCccattttaagaaaacaaaacctacaGGCGTCCTAAGCGAGATCCATTCTTTTCTCACTCTCTAATTAGGAGAAAAATCCATAGAAACCCTGTGGCAGGAGCCAcctctattttttcctctctcacagCACTGCTACCTCTGCTCTGAACTGGTTATGTCTACATCATCACAGACTGCAACGGGCAAACTGTGCATATACGCAATGTACAAATACACGCAAAAAGTCCAAAGCCTAAGTGTGCCTTCTGTAAATACTCCTGTCTTTGGTTCCTAGTGGTTGCATCTACAGACAGTGCAAATGTAATCAGGGAGTTACATCCACGTATTTCAGTCACGATTTCTTTAATGCTGGCTGAAATCTACGAGGAAAGATTTTTGTATCCTACAGTCAGTTCTCTTTTTAGCATCTGAAATAGCTGCCTATTCACCTGCAAGGTTACCTACAAATCACAGAACTCTCACCTTTCTCCCAAGGCCTTAAAAGATTGAATTATTTGTAGGAATGGAGAGAAAATAACCTTTGCATCCTGCAGCTCCATGAGTGTAGGTGTAGTAACACGCTAAAGGGCAAACTAAAGGTCAACAGTGACACATGCAAAAAGCCAcgatttggaaaacaaaatgcaatgcCCAGTGCAAGCTAGCTTCATCACAAAAGGCTTTATCAGCTTGTGCATGCTCTCAGCCTGAAGCCAGAAGAACAGTGGATAAAAATCTTACAAACACCTATTTAACCTCTATCAAAGTATGAAGTCCTCCAGTAACCTACATTCCTACTGAGTTTAGGGGGATAGCAAAAAGAGAACCCAAAGAAACTCAGTCTGAGGAACTATACAGCTTCCCACGCATTAGAAAcaagtgtttcattttctgaagggaCCCAAAGGAAACTTTTTGGCTCTCTCAGAGTATTCAGCTGTTGAGCAATACTATCCACCATTCTCACACTTGAGGCTTTCACAAACAGGCAGTGCGGGGTTGTTGATGGGTCATGACTTCGTAAGGCCGAGTATTTACAGTATCTGGGGCTCTGAGGGCAACCAGAAGGAAACCACATGACTGCAATACAAAGCTATACAAAGGCAACTGGAGGGCCCTGGGGAAGAGACcggctttttattttaagcaaaacagCTATTTCAAGTGCACTAAAGGAACGTAAAGTACCTATAGGAAAtaatgcaaacaaagaaaaacgTTCGATCAGTGAAGTGGAATTATGAGCTTTTAATGCTGGAGTGAACTCTTACTCTCAGATTAGCAGTGCAAAGCTGGAactttgaagaaaacaacttAGGTATCCTTgaaaaaagtatgtattttttctccctccacAATTACATCAACAGGAATTGAATTACTAACTCAGGCTGAAGAACCCATCGCCTTGGTCAAAAGTCATAAGCCATTTCCCACATGAGAGGATGCAGTTCAGCCACAAACAAGTAACGTGCCCAAGGAGCATaaagatttcctttctttttgtctgatGCTTTCTTGAAAGGAATGGACTTGTGTCGGAGAGCCCAGAAGAGATATGAAATgaggcagctttccagtacctgaaggggttctacaggaaagctggggaggaactggGCAGGTAACGACAGGAcgaggagaaatggttttaaactggaagagggtggatttagactagatatcaggaggaaattctttactgtgagggtggtgagacactggcacaggttgcccagtgaggctgtggatgtcccctccctgggagcattcaaggccaggctggatggggctgtgagcaacctggtctagagggaggtgtccctgcctatagcagggggttggaacgacatggtcttaaaggtcccttccaacccaaaccattccgtgattctataAAGTGGTGCTGTTCTGggagctctttttcttttctttttttttttttttttttttttttttttttttttgtgtgtgtgcttttgctTAAAGCCAGAAGTGGCACCTTGGTCACACGGGTCACCTGTCAGACAAATACAGGACAAGGCTTTTTAACTCTCATCACAAGGTTTGTTGTGAATCACTTACA
This region includes:
- the ITGB1BP1 gene encoding integrin beta-1-binding protein 1 isoform 4 (isoform 4 is encoded by transcript variant 4); the encoded protein is MGVSKYGIKVSTSDQYDVLHRHALYLIVRMVCYDDGLGAGKSLLALKTTDAASEECSLWVYQCSSLEQAQAICKVLSTAFDSVLMSEKS